The proteins below come from a single Procambarus clarkii isolate CNS0578487 chromosome 26, FALCON_Pclarkii_2.0, whole genome shotgun sequence genomic window:
- the LOC138368803 gene encoding autotransporter adhesin BpaC-like produces the protein MKELSDAGLEDAKYAELGEDTSGLGEDTSGLGKDMSGLGEDTSGLGEDTSGLGKDMSGLGEDMSGLGEDTSGLGEDTSGLGKDMSGLGEDTSGLGEDTSGLGEDTSGLGKDMSGLGEDTSGLGEDTSGLGEDTSGLGKGTSGLGKGTSGLGKGTSGLREDTSGLGEDTSGLGENTSGLGEDTSGLGEDTSGLREDTSGLGEDTSGLGENTSGLGEDASGLGEDYIRPGGGHVRPEGGHKKHFHWLSLAAGAQGGALAPGTQAEALAPGAQGEALAAGAQAGALAAGAQVEALAAGAQVEALAPGAQAGALAGAQAEALAPGAQAGALAAGAQAEALAAGAQARALAGALFLLPPPNTIGFSPTQRVLNPFSFTHRKHTTLL, from the exons ATGAAGGAACTTAGTGATGCTGGGTTAGAGGACGCTAAGTACGCTGAGCTGGGGGAGGACACGTCCGGCCTGGGGGAGGACACGTCCGGCCTGGGGAAGGACATGTCCGGCCTGGGGGAGGACACGTCCGGCCTGGGGGAGGACACGTCCGGCCTGGGGAAGGACATGTCCGGCCTGGGGGAGGACATGTCCGGCCTGGGGGAGGACACGTCCGGCCTGGGGGAGGACACGTCCGGCCTGGGGAAGGACATGTCCGGCCTGGGGGAGGACACGTCCGGCCTAGGGGAGGACACGTCCGGCCTGGGGGAGGACACGTCCGGCCTGGGGAAGGACATGTCCGGCCTGGGGGAGGACACGTCCGGCCTAGGGGAGGACACGTCCGGCCTGGGGGAGGACACGTCCGGCCTGGGGAAGGGCACGTCCGGCCTGGGGAAGGGCACATCCGGCCTGGGGAAGGGCACGTCCGGCCTGAGGGAGGACACGTCCGGCCTGGGGGAGGACACGTCCGGCCTGGGGGAGAACACGTCCGGCCTGGGGGAGGACACGTCCGGCCTGGGGGAGGACACGTCCGGCCTGAGGGAGGACACGTCCGGCCTGGGGGAGGACACGTCCGGCCTGGGGGAGAACACGTCCGGCCTGGGGGAGGACGCGTCCGGCCTGGGGGAGGACTACATCCGGCCTGGGGGAGGACACGTCCGGCCTGAGGGAGGACAC AAAAAACATTTTCATTGGCTTTCACTTGCTGCTGGTGCTCAAGGTGGAGCTCTTGCTCCTGGTACTCAAGCTGAAGCTCTTGCTCCTGGTGCTCAAGGTGAAGCTCTTGCTGCTGGTGCCCAAGCTGGAGCTCTTGCTGCTGGTGCTCAAGTTGAAGCTCTTGCTGCTGGTGCTCAAGTTGAAGCTCTTGCTCCTGGTGCTCAAGCTGGAGCTCTTGCTGGTGCTCAAGCTGAAGCTCTTGCTCCTGGTGCTCAAGCTGGAGCTCTTGCTGCTGGTGCTCAAGCTGAAGCTCTTGCTGCTGGTGCTCAAGCTAGAGCTCTTGCTGGTGCTCTCTTCCTTCTGCCACCTCCCAACACAATCGGCTTCTCCCCGACTCAGCGAGTTTTAAACCCATTTTCCTTTACACACAGAAAACACACAACGTTACTATAA